The Bradyrhizobium sp. LLZ17 genomic sequence TCGCGCTCCTTCTCCCCCAGCTGAGGGCTTGCGAGAACGGAACCATCGTCGGCAAAGCTCACTAGACCGCGGTCGAACGCGGCGTCCCAAAGAGCAGAAAGTAGTAGACCGTTGTGCACATCGAGGCGCTCTGCGTCTGTACAATCGGCCCATGGCTTGATGTGAGATGCCCGGAGGAGCGCTCGCTCAGTAATGCCACTCATGGGACAGCGCCCGCTCCAGTAGTCCAACAGGGCGTCCCGGAATATGTCCTGGCCAATACGCTGGATTACGATCCTTTCGGCCTCAGTTGTTCGCGGAAGGGTGGCAGTCTTGGCCCTAAAGCGATCGAGCGGCGCCTCCGGCAAGCTTACGGCAAGCTTGTAAACGCGATCAAGAGCGACATGCAGCTCGGTCAGGCTGTTGAGCAGAAATGTGGCTCGACCGGGCCCCGACGCCGCCGAAACCGGCAACACGCCGACTTCTGCTGCGATGCCGGAATGACCGAGAGAGAGTAACCATGGTCCTGCCTCAGAGACACCGCCGATCCAAATTGAGCCAGGTGCCGTCGTTGAAGCGTAGTGTAGCCACCCGTTGTCGATACCCCGTTCCAACCGATACCCGTTGTCCCATGCGGCCTTCTGTGCCTCGGTACGCACGATGAAGCTGGGAGGATTTTCGACAATCATAGCCATAATGGCACTTTGCAACGTCAGAGATCGATCTTCAGCAATCTTTCAGCAGCAGGTGTCCCGTGGAGGATAAGGCGAAGCCATGGCTCAGAATGGAATTCGCCGGGAGGCTCCGTCGTGGTCGTTACAATGTATTGAAATAACGGAGAAGGACCGAATGCTTCGAGCTTTCTTGCAAACTCGAACAGGCGATCATAAATCGAACGGCCGAGATCCGCTTCGCGAGGGCTATCGTGGAGTAGGAAACCGGGTAGGCGGCTGTGGCCCTCCATCGTCAAAACCAGAGCAGCAAGATCAAACGCTACGACCTTAAGGAGTCGATGGCCGCAGTTGACCTTTCGCCGTCTAGTTTTGCGGTCAGGCTGAGACCATTGCCGTCCAACCTGGCTTCGCCGTCAATATTGCTCGGCACCAGTTCCTTGAGGACTGTATCGAAGGCAAACGACAAACGAGCAATGGATTCGCGGGCCGATTGACGGCGTGCCGATAATTCGTCACGGCGAGAACCTAATTGGGATGTTGCTCGCTCGAGCGACGAAGCTACGTTTTCCCGGTCGATCAGCAGCTTTTCATACCGGTCTGCATCATCGACAAGTCTTTGGACCGCGCGGATCGTATTCGACTGATCGAGCAAGCTTCGCTCAAGCGCAGCGACCGTCTGTTCCAGCGGCTTCAAATGCTGGCGGGCGATGCCAAGTTCGTACTGCAGACTCGACTTTTGATTTTCGAGGGCAAGAATGTCCTGCGCTTCCCGATCCACATTCCCCTTCAGGTTTATAATCTGATGCTGAAGGGCGTGCAGGTCGCATGTTGCTGTAGAAATTCCGCAACCTTCTGCGACAGCCTTATCGATTGGAACCGCACAGATGGGACAGACCGGATTATTCTCCGCTATCCATCGCGCCCGGGATTCCGGCAACTCCGATCGCAACATGACCAACGTCCTATTCTTCTCTTCGATCCGCGTTGATACATCGGATAGCAACGCTTGTCGGCACCGGTCACGTGTCTTCGCTTGGTGATAGAGTCGTAGGGCAAATTGATCGCCGCATGTGCCTTGCGAGGCTGCCGAAGAGTTCGGCGTTCTCGGACATGCCGCGCATGTGAATTTGAAGGAGGGCAAGGCCATCCTCGAGCGCGGCGAATTGCTCAAAGAACTGTTCCTCAGTGAACTCCTGCTCCGGGAAACTGCCTTTGTTTTTGTCGTGAGTCTCGATAAGACAATTCATGATGATGCTCCTTTGTGTTGGGTTGGGTCGTGTATCTACACAACTAAGCCCACATCGGAGAGGAGCGCGGCAGCTGATTGTCTTGCAGCCGCCGCCTCGTCCCTCCAATCTGGCCGTCACTCGACGACCAGGGCTGGTTTGAGAGCCACGGGCCGGGACATGTTGTAGAAGTTCGGCGAGGTCGCCATGACCGCCTCGTGGATTTCGGCGAACTGCTCCTTGGTGCCGCTACCCTTGATGCGGACGGTGTAGCTCAGGTTCTCGTAGCCCGGCGGCACGGCAGGATCGATCCCGAGGAAGCCGCGGAGATCGATCTCACCGCCGGTCTCGATGGCCAGGCTTTCGAGGGTGATTCCACGCACCGCGCACTGCGCCACGTATCCCACCGTCATGCAGGCGTTGAGCGCCGCGATTAGATGCTCCTGCGGATTGGCGAAGCTGTTCGATCCGCCCAGTTCGTTGGGTTCGTCGATGTCGATCGAGAACCGGCGCGACACCCGTTCTCCGCCGATCTCAAAACTCTCGACTTGCGCACGGCTCCGCGCCTGGCCCTGCCAAGTCGTGGTGACGTGCCAGTTTGTTTTACCTTTTGCAGGCTCCCGCCTCACGCCGTCGATCAGGGCAAACAAGTCGACGACATTGATGCCGTTGACGACGGTGTGGTCGGCGGTTTTCTTTTGTGCAACCATGATGGGCCTCCTTTTGCTGGGTGGTGGTGCGAGTCGATCGAGAGTTATTGGATGGTGGCGAGCGCCGACTGGATGCGTTGGCCCTGGGTTTCGGTGATCAGGCTGGAGAGGACCTTGCCGAAGTGCGGATGCTGGGCGCCTGAATGGATGTATTGCCAGCGGTAGGCCTTGAGGAAGGCAGCCTCGATCGCCTGCGCCTCCATCGCTTGGACCGTACGGCGGCACTCTGCCGCGAAATAACTCGCGTCGGCTTTGGCCTGGGCTTGCAGGATGCCGTCTACTGCGGCGACCAATTCGATGAACTCGTCGACCGCCCGATCGCGTTGCTCCGCTGTTAGCTCGGCGTCGTGGCGCACCCATTCAAGTTCGTCGAGGATCGCGTGCTGGCTCTCCTCCTTCCAGTGATAGAGGAACACGTCCTTGAACAGCTCGGAGAGCTGGGGATCGGGATCGATGCTCTGGCGATAGTGGAGCTGGGTGAACAGCTCGATATCCAGCGTCAATGCCAACACCGCCCAGGTACTTTTTCCAAGAACAGCGTGGGCGACGGCATTGTGATCGACGTCGAAGCTGTAACCCTCGGGGAGAACATCGCCGACCATCGCGTCGACACGGCGGAACAGTGCCTGGTGCTTTAACTCCTCGTCGCTGAACCGTACCAGCGCCTCGAGCGCAACCTGGTCGCCGAACCAGTGATCCTCGCTCAATTCCAGGACCTTGGCATTGATGAAGCGCTCGACCAGGCCAAAGACATTGGCGTAAGTCCGGCCCTGGATCTGGCTGACGAACCGCTTTTCATCGGCCGACAGCGTCGTGAACGCATCTGCCAGAGAAAGCCCGTCTGGAAGAAACTTGTGGGCGGTATCGAAGCTGCGCCCCCGGACCACATCCTTGTCGATGTCCCAACGAACCCGTTTGGACGTTTGAATGCAGCGTGCGTACCGTTCGCTGCTGTCGGAAATATTGCTGATCGCGTTCATTTCTGTCTCCTTTCGCGGAGTGGTGCGCCGATGGCACAGACAAACCGATCGGCCGATGCAGCGATCTTTAGGTCGTTAGACGGGCGAGGGTCTATGATCGGCCCACCGGGAGAAATGACCGAGACACCGTATCGCGGTGGACGCATTGGGAGTGGCTGGGGCGGTCGGGCGCGAGGCGTGCCAATGCACCACGGCGCGAAGAACTCGAGCGTTCAAAAGCGGCGCAAAGCGGATTTTGAACGCCCGCCGGACTTGTCAGTATCGCACTAAATTTCCGGGTAATCGGAGTTCTTGCGATAGACCCGGTGCACTCTTTCCTATGGAAATGCCTTCCAGCACTCTCGTTGCTTCAGCAACGTGCAGGCTCGCATTGCGTCAACGGGGCCGATCGCGCCGTCCGTCATTTCGTCCATGATCCGCTTGATGATGTGAGCGCAGCGGCCGCAGTGCGCGCCGCTGCCGAGGTAGTCATAGATCTGACTCATCCGCAGCCGTTGCGTCGCGTTCGCAAGCCTGGACCGAAGCTGATGGTCACTGAACACATTGCAAGAGCAGACGATCATGAGTTGTCCTAGCCGGCATATCGGACCAAGGCCGAAATGGAAGAGAACCAGAACGAGGCCACCACTCCATCCCGCCACGAGTCCTATGAAGTCCCTTCTGGACACAATAGAATGGCCGAACCGGTTGGCTCATGCGGTCATCTGTAGGTTGCCAGTCGATCGAGCGTCTATGACCAGCCCACCGGGAGACATGACCGAAATACCGTATCGTGGTAGGAGGCGGGCATGGACGCGTTATCCGACGTCTTGAGAGTGGCGCATTTGACTGGCGGCGTTTTCTTGCACGCCGATTTCTTCGCGCCATGGTGTATGGCTGCCCGCGTCGCGCCGGAACACTGCGCACCCGCACTCGGGCCAACGTCGCATATGATTCTTTATCACTATGTCGTCGAGGGCGAACTCCATATCCGGGTTGACGGCGAGGATGGAGAAGACCTCGTGCTTAGAGCCGGCGACGTCGTTCTGCTGCCGCGCAACGACTTGCATCTGGTGGGCAGCGACCTAAACCTGACGCCGGTAGCTGGTAGTGATATTATCCAACCGCCAAAGGAGGGCGGACTGTTCACGATCCATCACGGCGGCCGAGGGAAACGCACACGGATGATTTGCGGGTACCTCGGTTGCGATAGCGCCGAAGATAACCCGGTGATCTCCACCTTGCCGTCCCTGCTAAAGCTCGATGCCGAACAAGGCGGCGCAGCAGAATGGATCCGCTCGACGTTCCAGTATGCCGCCGATGAGGTCGCCGCCGGCCGCCCGGGTTCGGAGACCGTGCTGGCGAAGCTGTCGGAGCTGTTGTTCGTTGAAGCCGTGCGGCGCTATGCTGAAGGCCTGCCCCAGGGCCAAACCGGCTGGCTCGCCGGTTTACGCGACCCGCACGTTGCGCGGGCGCTTGCACTGCTGCACCGAGACATCGCGCGGCCCTGGAGCGTGGATGACCTCAGTCGCGAGGTCGGTCTCTCCCGCTCCGCGCTGGCCGACCGCTTCATTGGCTTGATCGGCATGCCACCGATGCACTACGTCGCCAGTTGGCGCATGCAGGTCGCGACCCAGAAGCTCCGCAATACCAGAGCGTCTCTTGCACAAGTCGCTGACTCGGTCGGTTACAGTTCGGAGGCCGCTTTTTCTCGCGCCTTTAAGAAGGCTTTCGGGACTGCGCCGGCTACGTGGCGACGTTCAAACGGATAGGCAACGTCCAATCTGTACGTTCGATAGCTCTGTCGACCGCCATTGAATGGTCCTGTGGACGGTTTCTCCGCCGGCACATGAACGCATCGAACACCGTTGCTATTTGCTGCAGTGCAAGAGTCCGGAAGTGGCCCATCAGCGAAGTCGCGAGACTTCGCTATGAGGTCAACTTAATGAGTCGGAGCGGACTAGATTTACCCAGTTGAGCTTTTCGCATCTTGACCCGTAGCCGACCTGCCCGCCTAGAACTTTCCTCGACTGGAGAGGGTTTGCCACTCGCCGGAGCAACCCCACCAGACTATGATCGCCGATCAGGTAACAAGCATGGGAGAGACCATGCGAAGGCGCGAACTCGTTCTACTTCTGATAACCACCGCACTCGCGTGGCCCTGGGCGCTGCACGCGCAGCAATCGTCACCTGCAATCCGTCGCATCGGCGTGCTCGTACCGCTCAGGGAGGGCGATGCCCGCGGTCTGGCAGGTATCGCGGCACTACATGATGGATTACGGCAATTGGGATGGATCGATGGCCGCAACGTTATCATTGAGGTACACTGGTCGAACGGAGGCAGCGCCGACGTGCAGAGAGCGGCGGCTGAACTAGTGGCGCTTAGGCCCGACCTGCTCGTCGCGGTTAGCGCCACAGCGACTGGTCCAATGCTACAAGCAACCCACACATTACCCATTGTCTTTGTGAACGTCGCCGATCCGGTCGGGGCTGGATTTGTCGAAAGCTTGGCCCGGCCGGGCGGCAATGCCACGGGTTTCACTTCGTTTGACTATGCTGTGGTCGGTAAATGGCTTGACATTCTCAAGCAGACCGTGCCGACGTTGAGGCGAGTAGTGGTAGTGCGAGATCCCACTATAGCAACCGGCATTGGTCAGTTCGGCGCTATCCAAGCTATCGCGACATCCCTCGGCATCGCATTAAGCCCGGTCGGCGTTGGGGATGCGAGCGATATCGAAAGGGTCATCAGCTCACTCGCTCGGAATGGAGACGCTGGTCTTATCGTGACGAGGAGCGCGACAGCCCTCACTCAACGCAAGCTGTTCGTCGAGTTAGCTAGCAAGTACAAGCTTCCGGCAATTTATTTCGAGCGCGCGTTCGCGACCGACGGCGGGCTCATGTCCTACGGTTCCGAATTTGTTGACAACTATCGCCGCGCAGCAGCATATGTAAATCGCATCCTCAAGGGCGAGAAGCCCGCCGATCTTCCGGTGCAGACACCGACGAAATACCTCTTCGTGATCAATCTAAAGACCGCGAAGCAGCTAGAACTCACAGTGCCTGCCTCGGTACTCGCGATAGCGGACGAGGTCCTTGAGTAGAGGAGACTTCCGGACTTGGCCCAGGCGAAGATCGCCATCGCGTCCGGCAGGTCGGCAGTTGAGGCCAGACCGGACATCGGCAAGACCCGAGCAAATCGACGCGAATGACCCAGAGCGGTCGTTCGCGTCTTCTCTTCCGCCCCGGTCAGTTGATCCGCTGACCTGTGATCTGCCAGGGCCCGGGATTGAGCACTAGGCCAGTCGCCTTGCCGATCTCATCGTGCAGAAAAGCAAGACGCGTGTGCTCGCCGCTATCGACGAAAAACTCATCGTTCGACATCGGGACCAGCGTGATGGGCATCCCCTTCTCGAAGTCGAGCACCGGCAGCGCTCCGCCGGCCTCGACCTGCAGCTTGCCATCCGTGATCGCGACATGGAGATCGGTGCCAAGCGGTGCGATCACAGCGCGAACGATCGTCAACTCGATCGGCTCGTTCTGCCCCTTGCGCGCGATGGTCAGGCGGATCGAGCTGTTCACCGGCCCGCGCATCTTGTCGAGAACCTGATCGAGGGATTTGCCTTGCGTCGCTTCCCCATCCAGATGTGTGATGATGTCATCAGCCATGACGCCGGCCTTGGCCGCAGGCGTGCCTTGGATTGGGAATTTCACCTCAAGGCGACCGTCCTGTATCGCGATCTGGATGCCAAGACCCCCAATCTCGTCCTGCCGGTCCCGGGAACTCAGCGTTGCGAACCTGTACGTGCCCGTGAAGGATGCGAGTGCGGCTTGATCGACGCCAGCGTCGGCTGATGCTGGCACACCTTGATCAGGAACACTGAAGGCGCCGTAGACGAGACCGTGAAACGCAGAATTGAACACGGCGAACTTGTTCGGCGCGACGTGGATGAGATTGATGGCGATCAACTGCTCCGCCGGATCAACCCAGAAATGAGTGCCCCAGATCCCATTCCAGGAGAAGCTGCCGACCGATCCGGCGACGGAGCTTCGTGCGGCCTCGCTGCGGATGGAAAATCCAAGTCCCCAAACCGAGCCGTCGGCGATGCGCTTCCCGGGCGGCACAGCGCTCGTGGTCATCCGCCGCACGATCTCAGGCGACAGAATGCGCACGCCGTCGAGTTCGCCACCATTGAGGAGCATCTGACAGAACCTGAGATAGTCGGCCGCCGTCGACACCAGTCCGCCGCCACCCGAGAACAGCGTGGTCGGCTTAGTGACATCCCGGTCCGGAAGCATCGTCGCCCCAGCCGGCGGGTCGACGAGGCGCGCGAGCTTCTCCGGTGGCACCCAGAACCCGGTGTCGACCATACCGAGCGGCTTGAACAGCCGGTTGTCGAGAAACCGATCGAACGGCTGGCCCGACGCGACCTCGATCACCCGCCCCAGCACGTCAGCATTGTGACCATACTCCCAGACTTCTCCGGGCTGATGAGCGAGCGGGAGCCGCGCCAAACGGGATACGAAGTCCTTCAGGGTGCCGTCACGCGCCAAGCCCTTCGCGTTTAGTCCGCTCTCCCGATAGAGCCTGTGCACCGCCGTATTACCCGAATCCGCGTAAGTGAGGCCGGATGTCTGGCGCAGCAGATCCTCCACCGTCATCGGATGCTTCTGCGGCTCATATGCGATCTGGGTCTTGCCGGTCACAGGATCCTTGGTCTCGACAGCGACCATCATATTCATGAGCTCGGGAAGATAGTTGGCGACCGGGGCAGCAAGATCGAGCTTCCCCTCCTCGACCAGCATCATCGCGGCCACGCTGGTGACCGGCTTCGTCATCGAGGCAATCCAGAAGATCGCATCAAGCTGCAGCGGGGTGGTCTTTGCACGGTCACGAAACCCGACTGCTCGCATATACGCCACTCTGCCGTTCCGCGCGATGGCCGCGACCGCGCCCGAGAAGGCGCCGGCATTGACCTGTGTCTGCTGCCAGGCGGCGATCCGTGACAGCCGCGGCGCCGAGAAGCCAAGCGTTTCAGTATCGCTGATCGCTGCGACGTCGTACGCACGGCCGTCGGTGGCAAGGCCGAGAGTCACGAGGAGGAGGATCGACAAAGCGGTGAGACGGCGATGCAGGCGCTTCATCCGGACGTCCCTTGCCAACTTGGCGACAGCGTGGGCGCAGTTGTATACGTCGTCGTGCCATTCGGAAGATATGCTACACATTGTAGCATTGACGAAGCGGGAGGTCAATCGGCAAGCTTCTGATGGTGGCCACGGCCGATCTCGCAATAGGTTTCGACCGGGTCTGCTGAGTCGCCGGAAGTGCGAAGGTCGCCACTCGACCCGGTCGACACGAATGCTGGCGTTAGAGGATAAGACGCGTCGTCGTGCCATGGGCGAGCAAACGTCCTTTATCATCCAGACCCGTCATTGGGCCGTGCCGATCCGCCGTCCAGAGTCCAGGACCACTCGTTCCGCCATGACTTGGGCACTACGGCTCGTGAGCCGAAGCGACGTTTCGTTGCGGCTCACGAATGCTTTGCCTTGGCAAGGGTTAATCCCATGGGATGCGGGAGCAGCAATGAAGCGACGCAACTTCATGATGGGTCTGGGAATGGCGGCCGCGCTGCCCGCAACGTTGCGCGCCCGGGAGGCGACACCGGCCCTAGGATTCCTCTCAACGCGTTCGCTGACATTGGACCTTGGCTAAACGCTTCTGCGGACAAGTCGCTTCGCTCGCAACGACCACGCGCGCAACACTCGCGTCTTTCGTGACTCGCTTTCCACGATTTCCGCTTGTATGTAGTGCGCGCCGCTCGGGCTGGGACTGGGGCCGCACATGCACGACGAGACGTCACCGCGCTACGCTGGCTGGAGGGTCGTGCTTGCCTGTTTCCTGCTGGCGCTGTCGATCTTCGGCTTTGCTCTGTATGGGCAGGGGGTCTATCTGGTAGAGCTGCAGCGGCTGAACGGCTGGCCGGCCTCGCTGATCTCGGGTGCCAGCACGCTGTCGCTTTTGATCGGTAATGTTATCGTCATCTTCACCGACGAGATCGTGCGGCGGCTCGGCCTGAAGCGACTGGCACTGGCAGGAATTGCTTGCCTCGCCACCTCTCTGGTGCTGCTCGCCTTCGCTGGCTCGCAGTGGATGCTATACGCGGCATTCGCGTTGATGTCGCTCGGCTGGGTGGGCATGGGCACCGTAATCATTTCGGCGGTCATCGGTGCCTGGTTCGTTCGGCGCCGCGGCCTTGCAATTAGCTTGGCCTTCCTCGGCGCCAGTTCGGGCGGCGTCATTGTGACGCCACTACTGGTCGTTCTGGTGAGCCACCTAGGATTCCAGACCGCGATGCTGGCCGCGAGCGCAGTCCTGCTGATCTTTCTAGTCCCGGCCACGCTTGCCTGGATCGGCCCGCCACCGAATGCGGGCGCAACGGCTGCAACCGCCAACCAATCCGCGCCGGCGCTCGCCAGCAGCATCTCCCGCGGCGAGGTGGTGCGCCGGCCGGTGTTCTGGACCATCGCGATTCCCTTTGCGCTCGGGATCATCGCGCAGGTCGGCTTCATCGTGCACCAGATCGCGATACTCGAGCCGAAGATCGGAGCTGTCACGGCAGGGCTCGCCGTCAGCGTGATGACTTTAATGGCGCTCGTCGGACGGCTCTCGCTTAGCGTGATCGCCGACCGCCTTGATCCGCGACTTGCAGCCGCCGTCTCGCTGGTGAGCCAGGCCGTGGCGCTGTCGACCATCTGCCTGACGGACGACGTTGAACTCGTGCTGCTGGCCTCTGCCGTGTTCGGTTTCTCGGTCGGCAACCTCATCACGCTACCGCCGCTGATCATCCACCGCGAGTTTGAGGTGCAAAACTTCACAGTGGTGATGGGGCTGTTCACCTCGATCAGCGGCACGGTCGGCGCCTTGGGTCCCGGATTGATCGGTCTAATCCGCGGCTGGAGAGGCGATTACGGCGCTTCGCTGCTGTTGGCGATTACGCTGGAAGCGATCGCCGCGGCGATCGTGCTCGCGGGGGCCGGAAAGCCTACCGTGAGCGAGGCCTAGCGTGCCCACCGTTGCACGTCGACCGTCACGATCAGGGCCTTGACCGCCCGGGTGTCCCCGCCGCAGGCCGCGATCGGCCTGGTCGGCGGCGGCCTCCAACTCGTCGACGGCGGGCGCGGGGGTCTCAGTGGTAGCGGGCATCCCCCATTGTTCCTTGTTTGTTCCCGGAGAGTCAAGACCGGCCGCCGGATTCCGCTGGTGCCGCACGCCCGGTTAAGGATGAATTCGCGCTGAGGCGGACGGGATGTCGGAACTGCCCTCGCTCGTTCGTCTTGAATCCGAGCCGCCAACGGAGTTCTGCGTATCGTGGCCCCGCGCGCCAACTGGAAAGGCTTCCTGCGTCTGTCCCTGGTGACCTGCCCGGTCGCGCTCTATCCGGCGACCTCCGAGTCCGAGAAGATCAGCTTCAACCAGCTCAATCGGCAGACCGGTCATCGCATCAAGTACCTGAAGGTCGACGCCGACACGGGCGACGAGGTGCCCAACGAGGACATCGTCAAGGGTTACCAGCTCGAGAAGGACCAGTTCATCGAGGTGACGAAGGAGGAGCTCGAGGAGATCGCGCTGGAATCCACGCGCACCATCGAGATCGACGAGTTCGTTGACAAGTCCGACATCGACCCGCGCTACCTGATCCGCCCCTACTACATCCGGCCAGACGGCAAGGTCGGCCACGACGCCTTTGCCGTCATCCGCGAGACGATTCGCGAGATGAACAAGGTCGCGATCGGGAGCGTCGTGCTGACCAACCGCGAGCACATCATTGGGCTAGAGCCATTGGACAAGGGCCTCGTCGGCACGCTGCTGCGCTACCCTTACGAGGTGCGGAGCGAGCAGGAGTATTTCGACGAGATCCAGGACGTGAAGGTGACGAAGGACATGCTCGATCTCGCGAAGCACATCGTCAACCAGAAGGCCGGGCGGTTCGAGCCCGAAAAGTTCGAAGACCACTACGAGACCGCGCTGATCGACCTGATCAACAAGAAGCGCGCCGGCAAGCCGATCACGCCGAAGGAGCGGCCTGCCGCCGG encodes the following:
- a CDS encoding serine hydrolase encodes the protein MARRRVLSSNASIRVDRVEWRPSHFRRLSRPGRNLLRDRPWPPSEACRLTSRFVNATMCSISSEWHDDVYNCAHAVAKLARDVRMKRLHRRLTALSILLLVTLGLATDGRAYDVAAISDTETLGFSAPRLSRIAAWQQTQVNAGAFSGAVAAIARNGRVAYMRAVGFRDRAKTTPLQLDAIFWIASMTKPVTSVAAMMLVEEGKLDLAAPVANYLPELMNMMVAVETKDPVTGKTQIAYEPQKHPMTVEDLLRQTSGLTYADSGNTAVHRLYRESGLNAKGLARDGTLKDFVSRLARLPLAHQPGEVWEYGHNADVLGRVIEVASGQPFDRFLDNRLFKPLGMVDTGFWVPPEKLARLVDPPAGATMLPDRDVTKPTTLFSGGGGLVSTAADYLRFCQMLLNGGELDGVRILSPEIVRRMTTSAVPPGKRIADGSVWGLGFSIRSEAARSSVAGSVGSFSWNGIWGTHFWVDPAEQLIAINLIHVAPNKFAVFNSAFHGLVYGAFSVPDQGVPASADAGVDQAALASFTGTYRFATLSSRDRQDEIGGLGIQIAIQDGRLEVKFPIQGTPAAKAGVMADDIITHLDGEATQGKSLDQVLDKMRGPVNSSIRLTIARKGQNEPIELTIVRAVIAPLGTDLHVAITDGKLQVEAGGALPVLDFEKGMPITLVPMSNDEFFVDSGEHTRLAFLHDEIGKATGLVLNPGPWQITGQRIN
- a CDS encoding OsmC family protein, with the translated sequence MVAQKKTADHTVVNGINVVDLFALIDGVRREPAKGKTNWHVTTTWQGQARSRAQVESFEIGGERVSRRFSIDIDEPNELGGSNSFANPQEHLIAALNACMTVGYVAQCAVRGITLESLAIETGGEIDLRGFLGIDPAVPPGYENLSYTVRIKGSGTKEQFAEIHEAVMATSPNFYNMSRPVALKPALVVE
- a CDS encoding MFS transporter: MHDETSPRYAGWRVVLACFLLALSIFGFALYGQGVYLVELQRLNGWPASLISGASTLSLLIGNVIVIFTDEIVRRLGLKRLALAGIACLATSLVLLAFAGSQWMLYAAFALMSLGWVGMGTVIISAVIGAWFVRRRGLAISLAFLGASSGGVIVTPLLVVLVSHLGFQTAMLAASAVLLIFLVPATLAWIGPPPNAGATAATANQSAPALASSISRGEVVRRPVFWTIAIPFALGIIAQVGFIVHQIAILEPKIGAVTAGLAVSVMTLMALVGRLSLSVIADRLDPRLAAAVSLVSQAVALSTICLTDDVELVLLASAVFGFSVGNLITLPPLIIHREFEVQNFTVVMGLFTSISGTVGALGPGLIGLIRGWRGDYGASLLLAITLEAIAAAIVLAGAGKPTVSEA
- a CDS encoding ABC transporter substrate-binding protein — its product is MIADQVTSMGETMRRRELVLLLITTALAWPWALHAQQSSPAIRRIGVLVPLREGDARGLAGIAALHDGLRQLGWIDGRNVIIEVHWSNGGSADVQRAAAELVALRPDLLVAVSATATGPMLQATHTLPIVFVNVADPVGAGFVESLARPGGNATGFTSFDYAVVGKWLDILKQTVPTLRRVVVVRDPTIATGIGQFGAIQAIATSLGIALSPVGVGDASDIERVISSLARNGDAGLIVTRSATALTQRKLFVELASKYKLPAIYFERAFATDGGLMSYGSEFVDNYRRAAAYVNRILKGEKPADLPVQTPTKYLFVINLKTAKQLELTVPASVLAIADEVLE
- a CDS encoding HNH endonuclease, translated to MAMIVENPPSFIVRTEAQKAAWDNGYRLERGIDNGWLHYASTTAPGSIWIGGVSEAGPWLLSLGHSGIAAEVGVLPVSAASGPGRATFLLNSLTELHVALDRVYKLAVSLPEAPLDRFRAKTATLPRTTEAERIVIQRIGQDIFRDALLDYWSGRCPMSGITERALLRASHIKPWADCTDAERLDVHNGLLLSALWDAAFDRGLVSFADDGSVLASPQLGEKEREALGLARALPLQGLREAHRVNLALHRNLYRF
- a CDS encoding bacterioferritin-associated ferredoxin, encoding MIVCSCNVFSDHQLRSRLANATQRLRMSQIYDYLGSGAHCGRCAHIIKRIMDEMTDGAIGPVDAMRACTLLKQRECWKAFP
- a CDS encoding AraC family transcriptional regulator, yielding MDALSDVLRVAHLTGGVFLHADFFAPWCMAARVAPEHCAPALGPTSHMILYHYVVEGELHIRVDGEDGEDLVLRAGDVVLLPRNDLHLVGSDLNLTPVAGSDIIQPPKEGGLFTIHHGGRGKRTRMICGYLGCDSAEDNPVISTLPSLLKLDAEQGGAAEWIRSTFQYAADEVAAGRPGSETVLAKLSELLFVEAVRRYAEGLPQGQTGWLAGLRDPHVARALALLHRDIARPWSVDDLSREVGLSRSALADRFIGLIGMPPMHYVASWRMQVATQKLRNTRASLAQVADSVGYSSEAAFSRAFKKAFGTAPATWRRSNG
- a CDS encoding Ku protein — translated: MAPRANWKGFLRLSLVTCPVALYPATSESEKISFNQLNRQTGHRIKYLKVDADTGDEVPNEDIVKGYQLEKDQFIEVTKEELEEIALESTRTIEIDEFVDKSDIDPRYLIRPYYIRPDGKVGHDAFAVIRETIREMNKVAIGSVVLTNREHIIGLEPLDKGLVGTLLRYPYEVRSEQEYFDEIQDVKVTKDMLDLAKHIVNQKAGRFEPEKFEDHYETALIDLINKKRAGKPITPKERPAAGKVVDLMEALRRSVGQEQAPAKAGKPSKKPRKAGAGQKEMLMPIEGKKPVREAAAKKPASTRSRRSA